A segment of the Butyrivibrio fibrisolvens genome:
ATGGAAATCATATATCCATAAGAAAGACTGCAGGTAAGGTTAACGACCTTAGAGCTATCTGCGATGATGAGAATAACTCAGTTACAGGTATCGGTCATACAAGATGGGCTACTCACGGCGGCGTAACTAATGCCAATGCTCATCCTCATAAGTTTGGTGATGTTACTCTTCTCCATAACGGAATCATTGAGAACTATCACGAGCTTATCAAGAAGTATGATCTTAAAGGAAAGCTTAAATCCGATACAGATACTGAGGTTGCGGCAGCAGTTATCAGCCTGAACTATTCAGGTGATCCTAAGGCAGCTATAAGAGCAGCAGTTAAAGAGCTCAAAGGTTCTTTTGCCTTCTGTATCATGTTCAAGGGTCATCCGGGTGAAGTATACGCAGTTCGTAATGTAAGCCCGCTTGTTGCAGCTCACACTGATGGCGAAGGTTCTTTTATCGCATCTGACCTTACAGCATTCATCGAGTTCTCAAACAGCTATTTTGTTGTTCCTGAGTATCATATCCTTACACTTAAGGATGAGGGTATTACTCTAGAGGACCTTGAAGGTAAGACAGTAGAGCCTGAGTATCTTACAGTTGACTGGGATGTATCAACAGCTCAGAAGGACGGCTATCCTCATTACATGATCAAAGAGATCCATGAGCAGCCAAGAGCACTTGCAGATACTATCAATCCTCGTGTGAAGGATCTTCTTCCTAACTTTGAGGATGACAATATTCCGGATTCTCTGTTTGAGGGCGTTCACGATATCACAGTTATCGCCTGCGGAACAGCTATGTATGCAGGTAATGTAGGACGTACACTTATCCAGAATAAGTTTGGAATACCTGTAACAGTTGCTATCGCATCTGAGTTCAGATATGAAAGACCTACTATTGACGAGAACACACTCGTGATCGTTGTATCACAGTCAGGTGAGACAATCGATACACTTGAAGCTCTTCGTCTTGCTAAGAAGTATACACAGAGAACACTTGCTATTGTTAACGTTAAGGGTTCAACAATTGCACGTGAGAGTGGACATGTTCTTTATACACATGCAGGTCCTGAAATTGCAGTTGCATCAACTAAGGCATATTCAGTTCAGGTTGCTGCTATGTACCTTGTAGGATGCAAGCTTGGCCTTGTAACAGGTAAGGCTTCTGAGTCTGAGATCAGAGAATTCATCTCAGGTCTTAAGAACGTTCCTTCAATGATCGAAGAAGTTCTTAAGCTTGAAGAGAAGATTTCAGTTCAGGCTAACCGTATGGTTAATGCAGAAGATGCTTTCTTCATCGGAAGAGGTCTTGACTATACTCTTTCTATGGAAGGTGCTCTTAAGCTCAAAGAGATCAGCTATATTCACGCTGAAGCTTATGCTGCAGGTGAACTTAAACATGGTACAATCTCTCTTATCACAGAAGGAACTCCTGTAATAGCTATTGCTACACAGCAGTCTGTTTACAGCAAAGTTGTTTCTAATATCAGAGAGGTTAAGGCAAGAGGAGCTTATGTAATCCTCATCAGTAAGGATAAGGAGATCACAGATAATACTGTTTGTGATGTTCATGTCAGCATACCTGAGGTAATAGATGAGCTTTCTGTATTTGAATCAGTTGTAGTACTCCAGATTCTTGCTTATTACACATCAGTTGGAAAGGGTAACGATCCGGATCAGCCTAGAAACCTTGCTAAGTCAGTTACAGTTGAATAATTCATGATAAAAAGCCCTCTTTACTGAGATTTCTGTAAGGAGGGCTTTTTAAATTAATATTATCTTTTAATTAAATATAATTGTTTTATTTTTCTGCTATCAGTCCGATAAATATTAAGTAAGGTTATCTTTTCTACGTTTTGAGGATTTATAGAGAGAATAAAACTATGTGGAATTATAGCTATATATTTCCAAGTTTTCTTATATTGATAGTATTTGCGTCATATTGTTTGTATATACCAAGGATCAATATAGGAATGAATAGAGTATATCTTCAGCTTATCCTGGTTGAGGGTATAGTTATGATTATGGATATGATATCCAGTATGGCAGATGAAAGATATGCTGATTTCACAGTAGGGCAATTATATTTTCTAAATGATCTGTATTTTATAACCTTTTTTATCAGGTCATATCTTTTCTACGTACTGACATCATACATCTTAAAGGCACATCATTTTTTCCAAAATAAGCTGCAATTGTTGAGTATTATTCCTGTGGTTATTGCACTAGTAATAACTGTTTCGAGCAGGTTTACAAATCTTATTTATGCTATTACAGAAGAGGGATACAGAGCGGGACCTTTATATGACTATGTCGTTTATTCGTGTATTGGCTTTTATGTCTGCATTTCACTTGTTATGGTTATCATAAAAAGAAAAAAACTATTGAATAAGACTGTTTTTGCAGGTGCTATTGGCTATAACATGACACTTGCACTTGGAATAGTTTTAAGAAAAACGTTCCCGACTCTTCTTTTACTGGACACATTTTGCCTTATAGCTCTTATTATTATCTATTTATCCTTTACTAATCCGGATTTCTTCTACAACCTCAAGTATAGTGCATTTAATACTAATGCCCTTAGGTACTATGTTGATGAGATAAGGTCATACAAGGACCACCGTTATATCGCATTTGGAATCCATAATTACACGGAGATGCGAGGCGTGTACGGGGGAGTTGAGATGGATAAAGCTCTTAATCTTATAGGGCAGTATCTTAGAAATACATTCAAAGACCTGATTTCCTTCTATCACAGAGAGGGACGATTTATTCTTGTAGGGGCGGGAGATATTGATAGTGCCAGGATCATTAATGATATCAACAGTAGATTTAAAGAACCTTGGATTCTTAAAGAAACTGAGATGTATTTAGAACTGGATTTTGTTCAGACAGCTAAAGAGATGACAATTGAGTCTCCGGAAAAGAGACTTGATGCGGTCCTTGCAGTATTAAGGGACAAGGCTAAACCTGTGCCGGGAGCAGTATATTATGTTCAGGATTCTGAGATAGAGCAAAATGAACGGGAGATGTATATAAGAAAGACACTTAAATGGGTTATAGAAAATGAACTTACTGAAGTTTATCTTCAGCCAATCGTAAGAGCAGATACACGTAAGATAGTTGGAGCAGAGGCTCTTGCCAGGATCAAAGACAAAGATGGCAATAGGATAATGCCCGGAGAATTTATCCCTGTTGCTGAGCAGAATGGTGCCATAAACCAGATGGGAGAGCAGGTTCTTAAGAAAACCTGTAAGTATATTATTGATAATGATATCGAAAAAATGGGCATCACATGGATCAATGTAAACCTGTCTCCAATGCAGTTTATGAACTATGGTCTTGCAGAGAAATATAATTCGATCGTGGAAGAAAGCGGAATAGATGTAGGGCTCATCCACCTTGAAATAACAGAAGAAGCAATGGTAGACCAGATGGTATTGTTCCGTCAGATTCAGATCATGAAAGAACGCGGATTTAAGTTTGTTCTTGATGATTATGGAAAAGGATATTCAAATCTTGACAGGCTGAAACAGATACCATTTATAAATGTCAAAATAGATATGGCTATCGTAAGGGATTATTGCAGCAATCCTGACAGTCTTCTTCCTAATATGGTTCAGACATTTAAAAATATGGGATTTACGATTACTGCCGAAGGAATTGAAACTAAGGAAATGGCTGATGAGATGCAAAGGATCGGGTGCGACTATCTGCAGGGATACCTGTTTTCAGCTCCTGTGCCTGTAGATGAGTTTAAAGGAAAGTGTGCAGAGCTGGCTAATACTAAGTGAAAATAATATTTAAGAAACACGCGTTTGGGCGTGTTTCTTTTTTGGTATGACTTTTTGTCACTTCGTTCCAAAAGTCATACTTTATAGTAGCCGGAAATGAAATGATAAATGAATATTTCAAAGGGGTTCTTGGATTTTAGCTTGCAGGAGATTCAACAAGGCGGTTTACATAAGCTCTGGTCAGAGAGACAGGTTTGGGATTTAATAGACATCCCATCCGGCTGCGGATCTTGGTAGTATCCAATAGTTCTCCGATGAAAACGCACTGGCTCTTATCCAGAGAAGAGTCTGTGATCGAATACATCCTGTCAGCAAGGTCAAAACGTATATTTTCGTTTCCGACTGTAAGTGTGCCTTTTGCTCTCACAATATGTCCAAGTTCGCCGTGAAGGCAGTCTTCTAACAGAGTTATAAGTTCGGAGAGATTAGAAAGTCTTACGTTATCCAGTGTTAGCTGCGATATGTTTCTTGAATCAGTATCAGTTTCTATAGCATTAGTATCTGGTGCAGGAAGCGCCAGAATAGATCTCCACCACTCATCATCCTGACCGCTGTAATGGTCTTTGATGATATCAGCATTTGGATTGATGGCTCTTATGGCAGACTCAGTTTCGCTTAGAACATCAGGTGATTCGTTTTCTCCTTTAGAAAAAACCACAGTATCTGCATTGATGATCTGATCCTTGTAGAGTTCTTCCCATTCAGCAATGTTCTGCCTGTAGCTGCGAGGCGTAACGACGACGATGGGTTTAAGCAGGGTGATATTATCATGAAGCAGGGGCTCTATATTTTTGATGATGTTACTGAGGCGTCCTACTCCTGTGGGTTCTATAATAAGATATTCAGGTGAAAGGCTGGAAAAGACAGTAAGGACAGAATTAACGAAGCTGTCCTTCATAGTACAGCACACGCAGCCTTCCATGAATTCGAGGATTTCAAGTTTGTTCTTGCCGGAACTTGTATTTTGAAGCTCCTGAGCATCGATGCTGTTGTCACCGTATTCATTTTCAAGGATTACAGGGTTGGTACCTGTTCTTTTTATAAGCTCTTTTATAAAAGTAGTTTTGCCGGCACCTAAAAATCCGGATACTAAAAGAATGTTCATGCTGCGTAGTTCCAATCTGAAAATTTTATTGGGTGATTATCTGAAGTATCTTTTTTCTAATAATTCAATTGTATAAATATATAAGGAGCGGCCGTAAGTGACCGCTCCTTTGATTTTAAAATGCGCTCAGTTTTATGGGGTATTATCAAGAATAACAACTGGCTTGATGAGATCAGCAGGCTTGTCCTTCATAAGCTGAAGTGCTTCCGGAATATGCTCCCAACCGTGGAATACATGTGTAGAAAGCATGCTTACATCGAGCTTGCCTGAAGATACGAGTGAACCAAGCTTCTCCATACGAAGACGTCCGCCCGGCATCAGACCACCGTTTATCTGCTTGTGACCCATTCCAACACCCCATTCAACACGAGGAATTGTAATGTAATCGCCGCTTCCAAGGTAGTTAACGTTACCGATCTTTCCGCCTGGTTTAAGAGACTTAACAGCTGACTCGAAGGTTTCAACTGTACCACCAGCGATAACAACGCGGTCAACACCCTTACCATCAGTAAGAGCCATTACCTGATCTTCGATAGAGCCGTTCTTGTAGCTGATGAATTCATCTGCGCCGTATTTCTTAGCAATCTCTACGCACTTAGGACGTGTTCCAACTGCAAGGATACGGGATGCACCACGCATGTGTGCACCTGCAACTGACATAAGACCAACAGGTCCGATACCGATAACAAGAACCGTATCACCGAACTGGATATCAGCAAGCTCTACGCCGTGGAATCCTGTAGGAACCATATCAGAAAGCATACAAGCATCTTCAAGACTCATTCCTTCGGGCATGTGAGCAAGGTTACCATCTGCATCGTTAACATGGAAGTATTCAGAATCAAGACCATCTTTGAAGTTAGAGAACTTCCAGCCTGCAAGCATTCCACCTGAATGCATTGAATATCCGCTCTGAGCCTCGAGGGAATTCCAGTCAGGAGTAATAGCAGGAACAAGAACCTTATCACCAGGTTTGAAATCCTTAACCAGAGAACCAACTTCTACAACTTCTGCACATCCTTCATGTCCAAGGATCATGTTGTGGCGATCACCTACAGCACCTTCCCATACTGTGTGTACATCGGAAGTACAGATGGCGATAGCAAGAGGCTTACAGATGGCATCAAGAGGTCCACATGCAGGACGTTCTTTTTCAATCCAGCCTACTTCGCCGATTTTGAGCATTGCAAAACCTTTCATACTTTTGTCTCCTTCTGTGTATTTTACATACCCGGACGGGTTTGTATTCATAAGATTTTGTGATAAAGCTCCAACCCCTAAAGATAGTACTCCTAAATCATATAAAAATACTGCTTGATATGTCAATAAAAAGTAGATAAATAGTGGGAAATATAGCAAAGTGCACATATGGCGAGCGTGGTTATTGGTAATAACTTGAGATGACAGAGTTTTAGAGGGAAAAGTGGTAATAGAATAGTTCTATATTGTTTCTGGAGAGATGAATAATGGATAATATTATATAAAGACTATTCAGATAAAATCTGGCCTTGACAGCTGTGTAAATCAATTGTATATCAATTAAATAGTATGGTTGTGAGGATATTTAAAAAAATATCCAAAAATACACTGATATTTAAAACAGGGGGAGAATTATATGTTTGATATACCTGATTACAAGAAAATAAGAGTGATAGTTGACACTGATGCAGCATGTGAAGCGGACGATCCATTTGCGATAGTCCATGCGCTGCTTAGCCCCAAGCTTATCGTTAAGGGATTCTGCGCTGAGCACTTTGCTGTTTGTGATTCGATGGAAAAGAGCTTTGATGAGATAAGGACTATTTTAGAAGCGATGGATCTGGATGTTCCTGCTTACCACGGACAAAAGGGGCCATTGTCGCAGGATAGTGAGGTTTCAGAAGCTGCTAAGTTCATAATAGATGAAGCAATGAAGGAAGATGAAAAGCCTTTATTTGTCCTTTGTCAGGGGGCTATTACAAATGTTGCAATGGCGATAAAGACTGAGCCTAAGATACTTAGCCGCATGACTATCATATGGATAGGTACACATGGAACTAATTATGGTCCTGTTCCATTTAGAGAGTTCAATGCAGGTAATGACGTTGAGGCAGCTAATCTCGTACTTGAAGAAGAGACAGATCTTTGGCTTGTGCCTTCTTATGTGTACACAACTATTAACATCGGAATTGCAGAGATAGAGCGAAGGATAGCTCCTTGTGGAAAGATAGGAGAACATCTTTTTACCAATCTTGTGAATTACAATAATTCAGAAGGAGCAGGATGGACTCAGGGTGAAAGCTGGTCTCTTGGAGATTCACCGGCTATTGCTCTTGCCATCAATCCCGGATGCGGAAGGTTTGAGATTGCCAGTGCACCGCATATTGAAGATGATACCTCTTCTAAGGAGTGCCCTGATAATCGGAAGATTAGGATTTATAAGGATGTTGATTCCAGATATATACTGGAAGATTTTATTGCTAAGTTGGAGCTTTTTACAAAATAACATGCTTTTACACCAAAAATATAAGTAGAAGAATTAGTGATAAAAGAATATAAAGGTGTCTGTCACTATATGAACTACAGAGGCAGACACCTTTTTTCTCTAAATAAATTATCTATGCTGCTCGCTGAGCCACTGCCACATGTTTACGCCGTTTTCATCGCAGGTGTAAGCATCTACGACCTTTCTTTCTGATTCTGATTTAAGGCTTTATTTTACTGTTATCATAGGGGCAATTTTTGATATGTACGTACATTTTTTGTGCAGATAATGAAACAATCATTCAAACAGATGAACGATTGTTAGAGAACGAAATAACGTTTATAATAAAATAAAAAAAATTGAAAGGAGATTACATATGGACATCAATACAGCTATGATTATCGGAGCGGTGATAGCACTGGTTGTAACAATTTTAATTTGCGCAATCATTTTACCGGTAAATAAGGAAGGACAGTTTACTGGCTTTTTAAAGACTATAAGGGATTATTTCCTTATGAGATACCTTATAGTTGAACTTATAGTAAGATTTTTATTTGTTTTTGCCACTACTGCATGTATTTTTATTGGCTTTTTTATAATGTTCACAGAAAATGGCTTCGAGTCGAATTTTCTTCCAGGTATTCTTACAATAATAATTGGACCTATCATTTGCAGAATTATATATGAACTTTTAATGGTTGCAATTCTTCAGCTAAGAAATATTATTGAGATCAACAATAAGATACCAGGTCAGATTACTGCGGACATTTACAAAGTTCCAGCTCCTACACCAATTGGACAGCCGGCTCAGAAACCAGTACAGCCTTCTGTAAATCCTGGAGCTAAGTTTGATCCTGCTACTGGTCAGCCATTAGAGCAGACTCAGCAGTCACAGGATTCTCAAAATCCTTGAACAGCAAGTTTCTTTCGATTTTTGTGGTTTCAAAGTAACCATTTGAATATAACAATAAACGAAGAAAAAGCCGGTCATCGCCGGCTTTTTCTTCGTTTCATCCCTTGGCTTTGGTGAAAATGAATCGCCTTTGCTGTGGATGTCACCCTTCTGACCTTGAGCTTGGCCTTAGTAAAGCATCGCTACCGTGGCTGCCCTTGTCTTATGTTCTGATCTAATCATACTCTTCGAACTATCACAAAAGTATCACATGTAGAAAAACGCTATTTTATCTGCGGTTGTGGTATAGTGGTAGTACTTGCATATGTTCAATAAAATAGTATCGGATAGTGGCATAGACATACTGTGTCTGGTTGTGAAAATGGCATTTCTCTCGCTTTATGTCATGTTCACACAAGGGCATAATTGATAGGATTTTTTCAGAAGGAGGAAAAAATTGTTATGGATCAGCAAAAGATCGGGAGCTTTTTAAAAGAGCTTCGCAAGGGAAAAAATCTTACCCAGGAACAGCTTGCAGAACATTTTGGAGTCTCAAGCAGAACAGTTTCTCGATGGGAAAACGGAAATAATATGCCGGACATAGATCTTCTGATAGAAATCTCCGACTATTACGAAGTTGATCTGAGAGAGATTCTCAATGGAGAAAGGAAAAGCGAGGATATGAATAAAGAAATGAAAGATACAGTAATACAGGCAGTAGATTACACCAATACAGAGAATGAAAGATGCAATAAAAGAATACGTATTTGTAATGCGATTGGCATGCTGCTTTTGGTAGCATATATGCTGCTTTCAGATACTGCAATTTATATGGAAAATGAAGTGGTTAGAAATATATGTTCTGTTATGCAGGGGATGGCGGTAGGCATGTTGTTTGCAGGGCTTCTGCTATCCAGCCGCTATGGATCAAAAATCAGAGCATTTAAGAAAAGAATGCTGAGTAAAGGATTTAAATCATAAACCAAGAACGGGTTTTATGAAATTGTTAAGAGGGGATGAATAAAGTATGGTTAGAGAAGTGAAATACTGACTATACATGGTTTTCATGACATGGAATTTGAGGAGTAACGTAGATGATCACAATTAAGGAATCGACAACAGAAGATATAAAAAATATACAGGAGCTCTGGGCTGATGGAGATGTTATGAAATACATTGGATTTCCAGATGGGTTACATGAAACAGAAGAATCCATTCAGGAGTGGCTCGATAGATTTCGCACATCGAAGCCTAAGGAGAATCATTATTCTATTTTTGAAGATGGAAAGTATTGTGGTGAAACGCAGTATAGAATTGACGAGGATCATCACAGCGCTTCTCTTGATATTAAATTGCTAAAATTTGCAAGAGGACGCGGAATTGCAACGAAGGCCATATCACATGCAATCGAAGAAGCCTTTAAAAATGGTGCAGAAGTAGTGTGGGTTGATCCACACCCGGACAATGATAAGGCTATTTCCTTATACCAGAGACTTGGTTTTATAGCGAAAGAAATGCCGGAACATGTCATTGCTTTAGGCGAAGCCCCTCATGTGTATAGGTATATGGAACGTTGTAAAGAGTAGGAATTCCCGAAATGAAGACTGATATGAGATTTTGTGTACTAAACAGTGAAAGGCATGGAACATGCTATCATGAATTATATAAAGGTGAATGGGATTCTGATTCTTTAGAATTCTGGAGTGATGATTCTTTGTACATCCATGATGATACATTCAATAAGTACCCTAAGCTTCAAAAAACTATTAATCTTATAATTCCGACATATGATATGTATAATGCAACCGCCGTAACAAAGGTCTCTTGGGAAGAAATGGGGAAGCTGATAGCAGAATGTGATCAAGATACTAAGGATTTTTACGCTGAGATAGATGAATGGGCAAAGCCTGTATTAAAGGAATATGGGCTATTTACCATACTTGGCATATAAATATGTGATTATCGGCGGTTATCTGTTGAAGATAGCTGCTTTTTCATAAAAATGTGAGAAAAGCATCAAAAGTGCCTCATATGAATACCAGTTTTCAACTACGAGTACAATGACTGCTTCAGTACTGATTTCGGGCATGGAATCCCATATTGACACAGAAAATATAAAACTGAAGCAGGTTGCTTCAGAAATACATGGGTCAAAACTGAATCAGCCTGGTTCAGAATTATCATTTTCAGTTATATTTTCTTTTGTTCTATGGAAGAGTGATATGAGATGTACGAAGTAGTTATTGTTTCGCAAGAAAATGATTTTTTGGCTGGATTTGCATGCGTTCAGTTAAAAAAATTATTTTGTTATGATGAGTATATGCCGGAATTAACGGAAGTCTATGTCAGGCCTGAGTATAGAAAGCAGGGAATAGCAAGTGCGATGATTGCTTATGCGTAGGAGTATTGCAGTGAACATTTTGCTCTTCATAAATTTGAACTTTTGACAGGAAAAGAAAACATTACTGCGCAATCTGTATATGATAAATTGGGCTATAAAGATGATGCTGAGCTGCATTTATCGAAAAAGGTGAATTAAGTAATTACTGATATAGTAGGATTACCGAAAGAAGGAACAAAAAAGTATGAGTAACAATGAGATTAGTAAGTTTATAGCCCTTATTCTTCGACATAAACCAGAGTCAATAGGAATATCTTTAGATGAACACGGCTGGGCAGGTGTTGATGAATTGATTGCAGGCATAAATAAAACAACTCCGTTTGATATGGAGACTCTTGAGGAAATTGTCAGAACAGACAATAAGCAAAGGTATTCTTTTAACGATGATAGAACGCTTATCAGAGCAAATCAGGGGCATTCCATTCCGGTGGATGTAGAATTGGAAGAACGTATCCCACCAGAAATTTTGTTCCATGGAACCGGGGAAAAATATGTTCAATCAATTGATAAAGAAGGCTTGATTCCGAAGAGCAGGTTGTATGTGCATTTATCTGTGGATATAGATACCGCGACTAAAGTAGGACAGAGACATGGAAAGCCGGTCATATACAAAGTAAACGCATTGAAAATGCATGAAGACGGATTCAAATTTTATATTTCTAAGAACGGAGTCTGGTTAACCAAAAGTGTACCAATCCAGTATTTAGAACACATAAATAAAGCAGAGGTACCTTTTAATAAATAGTTTGCAGAGGATATAAGACATGGATTGGACCAATATGAAAAAGAACCTTGAAGCATTATATGTTTTGGATAATGCTTTGACAGATCCTGAAAACGATTATTTAAGACTGGTCAGAAAAACAGAAAACGGTACAGAGATTTGCTAGCATATTATGCATTAAGAAGGAACTAAGACATGACACTAGGAGAGATAATTGATAAATATTGGTATAAAGCTGATAAGATGCATATAAAATTGGGAAAAGAAGATACAGTCAGAGGCGATGGCATGATAACTATATACGAAGGTACCATGGCAGATATTCCGGATTACCTTAGGGAACGTAAGGTAATTGATACGTTTAATAACTCTGATGGCACGCCATGGAATATAGATATTGAATAATAGACTTGGAATATATAGGAAGATTGATTGAGACTTATAGATTCTAACGAGGATTATAGCGATACTATTAGCACTCTGCATGATGTAGGGTGCTTTTTTGATGCAAATTTGGAAGAAACGGTAGTAAACACAGAAGTTGATCTTGAAGAAATGGAATATGGCTGATAATTATCACTATGGAACGGAAGCAGTATTAAAGAGTGGCCTTTTTCATAAAGAAAAATATAAAGGCGAAGGCGAAAGCATAGGATATCTGCCTGAGTTTGATACAGTTGCTGACGAGATTCGCGGGGGCCTTACTGAAAGCAGAATGGTTCCACTTAAGGCAACATCAGACGTCATGCATATATTGGATACAGTCAGAAATCAGATTGGACTTGAGTATACTGATCTTGAGTGAAAGCTGTCATCTGGATAGGCACTCATGGAACTGCATATGGCCCTGTTCCATTCAGAGAATTTAATGCAGGTAATGACGTTGAAGCGGCTAACCTAGTACTTTCCGAAGAGACTGATCTATAACTTCATTTGTTTTTAGTTGCTGCTAAACTTTCTGATCCTAAGTGGGATATTGTGTTCTTTGGATAAAGCGATGCATCTGTCCTTTTCTTCTTGAGGAAGGACATCGACAATAGACCATCTGACATCACCAATAACTTCCCTGCACCTTTTGGTGAACTCAACCATGTTTTCAAAACCATTAGAGAGAATTGGCCTTGTGACCTCTTCGTATTCTTTTTTCGAAGGGGCATTAAGGCTTACTGAGACGCTGTCGATTACTTTGGAAAGCTCCGGAACTATGTCACGGCCATTTTCTGCAGAACCCTGTCCATTAGTGTTGAGCCTTATCTTAAGGCCTTTTTCCTTCCTGGCATAGTTAGCGGCATCAAGTAGGATATCCAGCTGACAGGTTGGTTCGCCATAGCCGCAGAATACAAGTTCTTTATATCCTGTAAAATCAAAATTTTTAATTGCATCAATAACTTCTTCTTTGGACGGATTCACCTGATGCCATAATGTATCTGCATCGCCGACTCCGTCTTTTACAAATCTTAT
Coding sequences within it:
- the glmS gene encoding glutamine--fructose-6-phosphate transaminase (isomerizing) is translated as MCGIIGFTGHKPAQDILLDGLQRLEYRGYDSAGIAFFKDNGNHISIRKTAGKVNDLRAICDDENNSVTGIGHTRWATHGGVTNANAHPHKFGDVTLLHNGIIENYHELIKKYDLKGKLKSDTDTEVAAAVISLNYSGDPKAAIRAAVKELKGSFAFCIMFKGHPGEVYAVRNVSPLVAAHTDGEGSFIASDLTAFIEFSNSYFVVPEYHILTLKDEGITLEDLEGKTVEPEYLTVDWDVSTAQKDGYPHYMIKEIHEQPRALADTINPRVKDLLPNFEDDNIPDSLFEGVHDITVIACGTAMYAGNVGRTLIQNKFGIPVTVAIASEFRYERPTIDENTLVIVVSQSGETIDTLEALRLAKKYTQRTLAIVNVKGSTIARESGHVLYTHAGPEIAVASTKAYSVQVAAMYLVGCKLGLVTGKASESEIREFISGLKNVPSMIEEVLKLEEKISVQANRMVNAEDAFFIGRGLDYTLSMEGALKLKEISYIHAEAYAAGELKHGTISLITEGTPVIAIATQQSVYSKVVSNIREVKARGAYVILISKDKEITDNTVCDVHVSIPEVIDELSVFESVVVLQILAYYTSVGKGNDPDQPRNLAKSVTVE
- a CDS encoding GTP-binding protein gives rise to the protein MNILLVSGFLGAGKTTFIKELIKRTGTNPVILENEYGDNSIDAQELQNTSSGKNKLEILEFMEGCVCCTMKDSFVNSVLTVFSSLSPEYLIIEPTGVGRLSNIIKNIEPLLHDNITLLKPIVVVTPRSYRQNIAEWEELYKDQIINADTVVFSKGENESPDVLSETESAIRAINPNADIIKDHYSGQDDEWWRSILALPAPDTNAIETDTDSRNISQLTLDNVRLSNLSELITLLEDCLHGELGHIVRAKGTLTVGNENIRFDLADRMYSITDSSLDKSQCVFIGELLDTTKIRSRMGCLLNPKPVSLTRAYVNRLVESPAS
- a CDS encoding NAD(P)-dependent alcohol dehydrogenase, giving the protein MKGFAMLKIGEVGWIEKERPACGPLDAICKPLAIAICTSDVHTVWEGAVGDRHNMILGHEGCAEVVEVGSLVKDFKPGDKVLVPAITPDWNSLEAQSGYSMHSGGMLAGWKFSNFKDGLDSEYFHVNDADGNLAHMPEGMSLEDACMLSDMVPTGFHGVELADIQFGDTVLVIGIGPVGLMSVAGAHMRGASRILAVGTRPKCVEIAKKYGADEFISYKNGSIEDQVMALTDGKGVDRVVIAGGTVETFESAVKSLKPGGKIGNVNYLGSGDYITIPRVEWGVGMGHKQINGGLMPGGRLRMEKLGSLVSSGKLDVSMLSTHVFHGWEHIPEALQLMKDKPADLIKPVVILDNTP
- a CDS encoding EAL domain-containing protein, which codes for MNRVYLQLILVEGIVMIMDMISSMADERYADFTVGQLYFLNDLYFITFFIRSYLFYVLTSYILKAHHFFQNKLQLLSIIPVVIALVITVSSRFTNLIYAITEEGYRAGPLYDYVVYSCIGFYVCISLVMVIIKRKKLLNKTVFAGAIGYNMTLALGIVLRKTFPTLLLLDTFCLIALIIIYLSFTNPDFFYNLKYSAFNTNALRYYVDEIRSYKDHRYIAFGIHNYTEMRGVYGGVEMDKALNLIGQYLRNTFKDLISFYHREGRFILVGAGDIDSARIINDINSRFKEPWILKETEMYLELDFVQTAKEMTIESPEKRLDAVLAVLRDKAKPVPGAVYYVQDSEIEQNEREMYIRKTLKWVIENELTEVYLQPIVRADTRKIVGAEALARIKDKDGNRIMPGEFIPVAEQNGAINQMGEQVLKKTCKYIIDNDIEKMGITWINVNLSPMQFMNYGLAEKYNSIVEESGIDVGLIHLEITEEAMVDQMVLFRQIQIMKERGFKFVLDDYGKGYSNLDRLKQIPFINVKIDMAIVRDYCSNPDSLLPNMVQTFKNMGFTITAEGIETKEMADEMQRIGCDYLQGYLFSAPVPVDEFKGKCAELANTK
- a CDS encoding nucleoside hydrolase, with amino-acid sequence MFDIPDYKKIRVIVDTDAACEADDPFAIVHALLSPKLIVKGFCAEHFAVCDSMEKSFDEIRTILEAMDLDVPAYHGQKGPLSQDSEVSEAAKFIIDEAMKEDEKPLFVLCQGAITNVAMAIKTEPKILSRMTIIWIGTHGTNYGPVPFREFNAGNDVEAANLVLEEETDLWLVPSYVYTTINIGIAEIERRIAPCGKIGEHLFTNLVNYNNSEGAGWTQGESWSLGDSPAIALAINPGCGRFEIASAPHIEDDTSSKECPDNRKIRIYKDVDSRYILEDFIAKLELFTK
- a CDS encoding GNAT family N-acetyltransferase, with the translated sequence MYEVVIVSQENDFLAGFACVQLKKLFCYDEYMPELTEVYVRPEYRKQGIASAMIAYA
- a CDS encoding GNAT family N-acetyltransferase, whose protein sequence is MITIKESTTEDIKNIQELWADGDVMKYIGFPDGLHETEESIQEWLDRFRTSKPKENHYSIFEDGKYCGETQYRIDEDHHSASLDIKLLKFARGRGIATKAISHAIEEAFKNGAEVVWVDPHPDNDKAISLYQRLGFIAKEMPEHVIALGEAPHVYRYMERCKE
- a CDS encoding helix-turn-helix transcriptional regulator, producing the protein MDQQKIGSFLKELRKGKNLTQEQLAEHFGVSSRTVSRWENGNNMPDIDLLIEISDYYEVDLREILNGERKSEDMNKEMKDTVIQAVDYTNTENERCNKRIRICNAIGMLLLVAYMLLSDTAIYMENEVVRNICSVMQGMAVGMLFAGLLLSSRYGSKIRAFKKRMLSKGFKS